TGCGGGGCGCCGTTCGGCACCGAACCGCGGGCGTTGTTCTCGCCGTGGTCGGCGGTGTCGGCGTTCTCGGTGGTGTCCACGGGATCAGAGGATAGAGGGCTGGGCAAAAGACCCCGCCATATGGCGTACTCGCAGCGATGCGGGTTTGTGTTTCTGGGCCGTCGGGTACACCATGGAAGTCACGGATCGTTCGCGACCGTGCTAACCCGGTCCGGCTCCTCCCCCCCGAGTCGGACCGTGGATAGACGACCCCCGCTCTCCCCCCCGGCGGGGGTCGTCGCACGTCCGGGGCCATTTTCCGGGCCTGTGGGCTGGTCGGGCGGGGTCTGCGGTGTGGTGTTTCCCGCGGCGGTACGGCGGTTGGGCGGTCCGCCCTTCGAGACGAGATCGTCACTCTGAGTATCGAGTTCGACGGCCCGTTCGGCAGCTCGGTTGATCTTCATTTGTGTCCGTCCGGGGTCTTCCGGATCTTCTCGGTGACGAAGTCGGCGTCAATTCATTGGGCAATCGCCCCCCGTGCGAGTGAACAAAGTTATCCACAGCCCCCGAGTTGTCCCCAGCGAATCGGACCGGGCCTGACGGACCCTCAGCGGAGCCGGACCGTGGAGTCCGGTCGGGCACCGTCCGACCGCACCTCGCCAGGGGCAGCAGCCGTACCGGGGGAGACAGCCATGTCGACACCGATCACCGACCGACTCACCGACCGACCGGCCGCCCGGGGGCCGTTGATCGTCACCGAGGACGAGAGCCTCGCCGAGCACCTGCTGCGGCTCTGCGCCGCGGCCGGCACCGACCCCCAACTGCTCTCCGGCGCCCCGCCGCCCAGAGGGCTCTGGGAGAGCGCCCCGCTGGTGCTGGTCGGCGACGACCAGGCCGAGCGCTGCGCCGGGCTGACCCGCCGGGCCGGCGTGCTGCTGCTCGGGCTCGACCTGGACGACTGCGACGTGTGGGTCCGGGCGGTCCAACTCGGGGCCGAGCACGTCATCTTCCTGCCCGACGCGCAGGCCTGGCTGCTGGACCGGATCGCGGACGCCGCCGAGGGCGTCGGCGCACCGGCCCTCACCGTTGCGGTGCTCGGCGGCCGGGGCGGCGCCGGTTCCTCCACGCTGGCCTGCGCGCTGGCCGTCACGGCGGCCAGGGCGGGCCACCGCACCATGCTGATCGACGCCGACCCGCTCGGCGGCGGCCTGGACGTCCTGCTCGGCGGCGAGGAGGCCGGCGGCCTGCGCTGGCCCGACCTGGCCGGCTCCCGGGGCCGGGTGAGCGGCTCCGAGCTGGCCAAGGCGCTGCCCTCGCTGCACCGGCTGACCGCGCTGTCCTGGGATCGCGGGGACACCCTGGCCGTACCGCCGGAGGCGATGCGCAGTGTGCTGGCCGCCGCCCGTCGACGGGGCGGGCTGGTGGTGCTGGACCTGCCCAGGCATCTCGATCCGGCGGCCGGTCAGGCGCTCGAACAGGCCGACACCGGGCTGCTGGTGGTTCCCGCGGAGCTGCGCGCGATGGCGGCGGCCGACCGGGTCGCGGCCGCCGCCCGGATGCGGCTCGCCGATCTGCGGGTGGTGGTCCGGGTGCCGGGCCCGGCCGGGCTGACCGGGGCGGAGGTGGCCCGGGGGCTGCGGCTGCGACTGGCGGGCGAACTGCCCACCGAACCCGGCCTGGTGGTGGACGTCGAGCGCGGCTCGCCGCCCGGTATCCGGGAGAAGGGGCCGCTGGCCCGCTTCTGCGGGGGCTTCCTGACCGAGGTGATGCCGCCGGTCCAGGCGGCCGGAGGAGGGGCGTCATGACGATGCGTCAGCGCGGGCCCGGCTGGCCCGCCGGAGCGGGGACGGGAGCGGGGGCCGGGAACGAGTCTGGGGCCGGGGCGCACCGGCGGCCGTTGGGCCGTGGAGCCGCCGCGGTCGGGGACGAGCGGGCGGCGACGCTGATCGACGCCGTCCGGATCCGGCTGGCCGAGGCCGGGGCCGCACCCACCGCCGGTTCGGTGGCGGCCGCCCTGCGAGCCGCCCGCCCACCGCTGGGCGGGGACGACGTGCTCGACGCCGTCCGGGTGCTCCGCTCCGAACTGGTCGGCGCCGGGCCGCTGGACGCGCTGCTCGGTGAGCCCGACGTGACGGACGTGCTGGTGAACGGCCCCGACCAGGTCTGGGTCGACCGGGGCGGCGGGCTGCGCCGGGTCCCGGAGATCCGCTTCCCGGACGTCGAGTCGGTCCGGCGGCTGGCCCACCGGCTGGCCACCGCGGCGGGCCGCCGCCTCGACGACGCCCGCCCCTGGGTGGACGCCCGACTGCCCGACGGCACCCGGCTGCACGCCGTGCTGCCGCCGATCGCGGCCGGCTGCACCCACATCTCGCTGCGGATCTGCCGGACCAGGCCCTTCACCATGGACGAGCTGGTGGCCGGCGGCGCCCTCCCGCCGATCGGCGCCGAACTGCTCACCGCCGTGCTGCGGGCCCGGCTCTCGCTGCTGATCAGTGGGGGCACCGGGACCGGAAAAACCACGCTCCTCGCAGCGTTGCTCGGCCTGGTCGAGCCGGACGAACGGATCGTGCTCGCCGAGGACTCGGCCGAACTCCGGCCCGACCACCCGCACGTGGTGCGCCTGCAGAGCCGCCCGCCGAACCAGGAGGGCCTGGGCGAGCTGACCCTGCGGGACCTGGTCCGGCAGGCCCTGCGGATGCGTCCGGACCGGGTGGTGGTCGGCGAGGTCCGCGGCGAGGAGGTGGTGGACCTGCTCTCCGCCCTCAACACCGGCCACGAAGGCGGCTGCGGGACGGTGCACGCCAACACGGCGGCCGACGTCCCGGCCCGGCTGGAGGCGCTGGGTTCGCTGGCCGGGCTCGACCGGCTCTCGCTGCACAGCCAACTGCGCGCCGCGCTGGACGTGGTGATCCACCTGGTCCGCGACCAGCGGACCGGGCAACGGCGGGTGGCCGAGCTGCACATGCTGGTCGGCGACGACCGCGGGCTGGCGCTGACCGTCCCCGCCCTGGCCTTCACGGCCGAGGGCGGCTGTGCCCCCGGCCCGGGCTGGGGGCGGCTGCGTCGGCGCTGCGCCGAACGGGGCGTCGCACTGCCCGAGCCGACGGCGGTGGCGCGGTGAGGCCCGACGCGTGGCACTTCGGGTGGGCCCTGCTGCTGTGCGCGGTGGCGGCGGGCGCCCGCTACGCGCTCAGGAACCGGACGGAGGAGCTGGGATGACGACTGATCAGATGCTGGTGATCGCGGCCGGAGCGGTGGGTCTGGCCGCCGGGCTCACGTTCCGCCGATGGCGGCACGCCCGGACGGTGCGCCGGGCCGGTGCACTGCTCGGCGGTCCGGCCCGGGGCGGCGCGCGAGCGGGCCGGTGGGCCGTACTCGGGCGGGCCAGACCGGCCTGGCTGGTGCCGGAACTCCTGCTGCTCCCGGCCGGGTTGCTGGCCGGACAGCTCAGCCGCTCCCCGGTGCCGCCACTGCTGGCCGCCGTGGCGGTGCTGCCGGTACGGCGCTGGCGCAGCCGCCGCCGTCGGGCCGCCGAGGCACGGCGGCGGGCGGCCGCAGTGGTCGAGCTGTGCGCCGGCCTGGCCGCCGAACTGCGCAGCGGGGCAACGCCGCAGCAGGCCCTGCACTCCGTACTGGGCCGGGCGTCCACCCTGACCGAGGGGCTCGGGGCCGAGTCCTCGGCCCGGCTGGCGGCGGGGCGCTACGGGGCGGACGTCCCGGCAGCCCTGCGTTCGGTCGCCGAGCTGCCCGGTGGTCGTGGCGCGGCGGCGGTGGCCGCCTGCTGGCAGGTCACCGCCGAGAGCGGCACCGGTCTGGCCCCCGGGCTGGACCAACTCGCCGACGCGCTAAGGGCGGAGCGGGCCCTCGCCGAGGAGATCGAGAGCGAGCTGTCCGGGCCGAGGACCACGGTCGCGGTGCTGGCCGCGCTGCCGCTGGTCGGCCTGCTGCTCGGGGCGGCGCTCGGCGCGGAGCCCGTACGGATCCTGCTGCACACTCCGGCCGGGTTGGCCTGCCTGGCGGCCGGGGCCTTGCTGGAGGCGGCCGGGCTGGCCTGGACGGCGCGGATCGTCAGGGCGGCGGAGGACGCGCCGGAGCAGAGCGGGAGAGCGGGGAGCGGCTGCGGGCTCTCCCGAACGCGCGCGGGGGCTCCGCCGCAGGACCGCTGGGTGGGGTCGGACGCGTCGTCGGTGCGGGCGGAGGTGGCCTGGTGAGACGGGAGTTGGTGTTCGCGGTGCTGGCCGGGCCGGTGTCGGCCGGGGTCGGGGTCGAGCTGCTGAAGGCGGTCCGGCGACGGTCGGTCCGGCGGCGGGTCAGGCGGTGGGGCGGTCCGGCCGGGCGGCCGTTCGCCCGGCGGCGTCGACCTCGGGCCGGGCGGATCGGGCAGGCGCTGCGGGCGCGCGGGGTGACCCGGGCGGTGCTGCTCGACCGGGCTGTCCCGGCGGCGGCCGGTGCCGGTGCGGCGGTGCTGGTCGGTGGCCCGGCGGGGCTGGTGGTCGGTCTGCTGGTCGGTCTTGCGGCCCGGCGGTGGCTGCCGAGAGTGCGCTCACCGAGCGCCCGCCGGGCGGCGCTGGAGCAGGAGCGGCTGACCCGCCAACTGCCGCTCGCCGCCGAACTGCTGGCCGCCTGCCTGGGCGCCAGCTCGTCACCCGCCGCGGCAGCCGCCGCAGTGGCCGACAGCGTCGATCAGCCGATGAGCGGCCGACTGGCCGGAGTGGCGGCCGAGTTGGCGCTCGGCGCACCGCCGGAGCTCTGCTGGGACCGGCTCGGCGCCGACTGCCCGCCGCTCGCCCCACTGGCCCGCTGCCTGGTCCGGACGAGCGTCAGCGGCTCGCCGCCGATGGCTCCGCTGGTCGGCCTGGCACACGCCCAGCGGGCCGCCGCAGGCCGGGCCGCCCACGCCCGGGTCCGCCGGGCGGGGGTGCTGGCCACCGCGCCGCTGGGGCTCTGCTTCCTGCCCGCGTTCGTCCTGATCGGGGTGGTGCCGGTGGTGATGGGGCTGACCGCGCTGTTCGCCGAGCGGGTCTGACCTTCTGCCTTCTTTGGTTCTGAATTCCGGCTTCCGACAAGGAGTTTCTGATGACCGTTCACGTTGTGCCTGTTCGGCACCACAGCCCGGCCCGGCGGATCCGGGTGCTGCTGCGCCGCCGGGTCGACTGGCTGGCCGTCCGGGCCCGCCGGTTGGGCGGGGCCCGGGCCGATGCGGGGATGACGACGGCGGAGTACGCCGTCGGCACGGTGGCGGCCTGTGCGTTCGCCGCGCTGCTCTACAAGGTGGTGACCAGCGGGGCGGTCTCCGGCGCCCTGAGCGAGTTGCTCAATCGAGCGCTCCATGCGGTCTGACCGGCCGTCGAGCCCGGGGCAGGGCTCGGAGCGAGGGTTCGTCACGGCGGAGACGGCGGTGGCGCTCCCGGCGCTGGTGCTGCTGTGCGCGCTGCTGGTCTGGGGCGTGGTCACCGCCGCCGCTCAGATCCGCTGCGTGGACGCGGCCCGGGTGGGTGCCAGGGCCGCCGCCCGGGGCGACGGCAACGCCGGGGCACTGGCGCAGGCCGCCGCCCCGGCCGGGGCCAGGGTGAGCGTCGCGACGGGCGGGGACACCGTCCGGGTCACCGTCGAGGCGCCGAGCCCCGCGCCGGGGCGGCTCGGCGGGGCCCTTTCGGTGCGGCTGCACGCCGAGGCGGTGGCCGCGCGCGAGGACGTGATCGGTTCGACGGGCGGAGGTGGGCGATGGCCGGCCTGAGGCCCGGCCTGACGCGCGGCCTGAGGTCCGGTGGGAGCCCCGACGGCAGCCCCCGTACGCCGTCGGACCGGGGCTCGGCGACGATCTGGCTGGTCTCGCTCGGGATGCTCGGCTGCGTGGTGTTCGCGGTCAGCCTGGCGTTCGGCGCGGCGGTGGCGGCCCGGCACCGGGCGGAGTCGGCCGCCGACCTGGCCGCGCTGGCCGCCGCAGGCCACCTGATGCTGGATCAGGACGGCGGCTGCGGCCGGGCCGCCCGGATCGCCGGTCAGCACCGGGCCCGGCTGGTCAGCTGCACGGTGCGGGAGGGCATCGACGCGGTGGACGTGGTGGTCGAGGTGCCGGTCACCGGCCTACCGGTGCCGGTGGGCCCGGCCCGCGCCCGCTCCCGGGCGGGGCCGGTCTGGGCCTGGGGCGACGGCGACCCGGTGGCAGCGGCAGCGGGCCTGTCGGGCCGTCAGGAATCCTCCTCCGACCGCCCCGGCGCTCCCGCCAGCAGGATGTTCAGCAGCCGCACCGCCGCCGCCTTGTCCAGCGGGTCGTTCCCGTTGCCGCACTTGGGGGACTGGACGCAGGACGGGCAGCCCCGTTCGCACTCGCAGGCGGCGATCGCGTCCCGGGTCGCGGTCAGCCACTGCTCCGCGCCCCGGAAGCCCCGTTCGGCGAAGCCCGCGCCGCCGGAGTGGCCGTCGTACACGAAGACCGTCGGCAGCCCGGTGTCCGGGTGCAGCGGCACCGAGACCCCGCCGATGTCCCAGCGGTCGCAGGTGGCGAACAGCGGGAGCAGGCCGATGGAGGCGTGCTCCGCCGCGTGCGCCGCTCCGGGCAGCTGGTCGAACGGGATGTTCGCGTCGAGGAGTTGGTCCTCGGTGACGGACCACCAGACCGCGCGGGTGCGCAGTGTCCTGGGCGGCAGGTCGAGCTTGCTCTCGCCGAGGATCTCGCCGGTGGAGATCCGCTTGCGCAGGTATCCGACCACCTGGTTGACCACCTCCACCGAGCCGAAGCTGAGCCGGGCCTCGCCCCACTCCACGGTGGTGTCGGTGGCCAGCACCGAGATGGAGGTGATGTCCCTGGCGGCGGTGGTGTAGGGCGGCTCGGCGGGTTCGACCAGCGCCACCGAGCTCTCCAGGTCGAGGTCCTGCACCAGGTAGCTGCGGCCCTGGTGCAGGTGGACCGCGCCGGTGTGCACGGTGGTGTGGGCGGCGGCCGCGTCCACGGTGCCGAGCAGCCGGCCGGTCGAGCTCTCGACGATCTGCACCGGGCTGCCGCCGCTGCCCCGCAGGTCCACCGAGTCGACGGCGCGCTCCCGGCGGGTCCAGTACCAGGAGCCTTTGGTCCGCTGCCGGAGCAGGCCGCGCTGCTCGAGCACGGTCAGCAGCTGCCCGGCGGAGGGTCCGAAGAGCGGCAGGTCGGCCTCGGTGAGCGGGAGTTCGGCGGCGGCCGCGCACAGGTGCGGGGCCAGGATGTGCGGGTTGTCCGGGTCCAGCACGGTGGCCTCCACCGGGGTGGCGAACAGCGCCTCCGGGTGGTGCACCAGGTAGGTGTCCAGCGGGTCGTCCCGGGCGATCAGCACCGCCAGCGCGCCCTGGGCCTCCCGCCCGGCCCGTCCGGCCTGCTGCCAGAGGGAGGCCCTGGTGCCGGGGTAACCGGCCATCAGGACGGCGTCCAGCCCGGACACGTCGACCCCGAGTTCCAGTGCGGAGGTGGAGGCCAGGCCGAGCAGCCGGCCGGAGTGCAGGTCGCGTTCCAGCGCCCGGCGCTCCTCGGCCAGGTAGCCGCCCCGGTAGGCGGCGACCCGGGCGGCCAGCGGGGTACCGAGCTGGTCCTGGGCCTGCAGGGCGACCAGTTCGGCCGAGCGGCGGGAGCGGACGAAGACCACCGTGCGGGTGCCGCGCTCGACCAGTTCGGTGAGCAGGTAGCCGGCCTCGGCGGTCGCGGTCCGCCGGACGGGGGCGCCCTGTTCGCCGACGTTCTCGGTGAGCGGCGGCTCCCAGAGCGCGAAGACCAGCGGCCCGCGCGGCGAGGCGTCGTCGGTCACCGCCACGGCGGGCAGCCCGGTGAGCCGCTCGGCGGTGGCCGCCGGGTCGGCGGTGGTGGCCGAGGCCAGCAGGAAGGTGGGCGAGGAGCCGTACCGTTCGCACACTCGCCGCAGCCGCCGCAGCACCTGGGCCACGTGCGAGCCGAACACGCCCCGGTAGCTGTGGCATTCGTCGATCACCACGTACTCGAGCGTCTTCAGGAACGAGGCCCAGCGGGGGTGGGCCGGCAGGATGCCCCGGTGCAGCATGTCCGGGTTGGTCAGCACGTACGAGGCGTACTGGCGGACCCACTCGCGCTCCTGGAACGGGGTGTCCCCGTCGTAGAGGGCGGCCCGGACCCGCTTCGGCGCCAGCTCGGTGGCCCGGCGGCGCTGGTCGGCGGCCAGTGCCTTGGTCGGTGCCAGGTAGAGCGCGGTGGCACCCCGGCCGTTGCGGGCCTCGGTGCCGTCCAGCAGGTCGCTGAGCACCGGCGCCAGGTAGCCGAGCGACTTGCCCGAGGCGGTCCCTGTGGCCAGCACCACAGTTTGGCCGGATTTGGCCAATTTCATCGCTTCGGCCTGGTGTGTCCAGGGTTCTTCGATGCCCAGGGCCTGCGCGGATGCCACGATCTCCGGACGGATTCCGTCCGGCCAGGGCGCGTAGCGGGCCTGACGGGCCGCCAGATGCTCCGTATGGGTGAGGCGGTCGGCCCGGCCCCGGCTGGCGGACAGGGCGGCGAGCAGGGCCTCGGGCTGGTGGTGACGGGGCGGCATGGGGACCCAGTGTGTCACCGGCGTGACGGAGAATCGTGCCAAGCCATCGTGCGGGCATGGTCGCAAGTGGTTGAATGAAGCCGTGACGGCCGCATGGCCGAGGGTCGCACCGCCGGGGCTCAACTGCCACGGCCGTGCCGTGCCCGGCCTGCGACCAAAGCGGTGACGGCCATCCGGCCGAGGATCGCAATGACGTAGCAAGGCAAGGTGCTGGAGGTTCCGTGGACCTGTCCCTGTCGACCCGCACTGTCGGCGACCGTACGGTCGTCGAGGTTGGCGGCGAGATCGATGTGTACACCGCCCCCAAGCTGCGCGAGCAGCTGGTCGAGCTCGTCAACGAGGGCAACTACCACCTGGTCGTCGACATGGAGGGCGTGGACTTCCTGGACTCGACCGGTCTGGGTGTCCTGGTGGGCGGCCTGAAGCGAGTTCGCGCGCATGAGGGTTCGCTGCGCCTGGTGTGCAACCAGGAGCGCATTCTGCAGATCTTCCGGATCACCGGTCTGACCAAGGTGTTCCCGATCCACACCTCGGTGGACGACGCGGTCGCCGCCACCGACTGACCAGCCGTCAACGGGCCGGTGCGGGCGATCGCTTCGGCCCCTGACGCTCTCACTTGAGCTCATCTGCTCGTGCACCGGCGGGGCCCTCGGCCCCGCCGGTGGCGGGTGGTGGGCAACTGCCCCGGCGGCGCTTCTGCCTGCCCGCGCGAGTCCGAGGCGTGATCCCGGAGGGGAAGACAATGGCAACGGTCGAACTTCGGTTCAGCGCACTTCCTGAGCATGTCCGGACGGCCAGACTGGTGGCCGTGGCGGTGGCGAGGCGCGCCGGAGTCGATGAGTCGGTGCTCGACGAGGTGCGGCTCGCGGTCGGCGAGGCGTGCTCGCGTGCGGTGAGCCTGCATCAGCGGGGCGGTCTGGACGGCGCGGTACGGGTCGCGCTGACGGATCAGGAGAAGCGTTTCCTCATCGAGGTGGAGGACGAGGCCGGTCCGGCCGGTCTGCCGCCGCTCGGCTCCGCCGCCGAGGAGATGGGCGAGGACGCCGAGGACGCGCTCGGGCTCGCGGTGATCACCGCGCTGGTCGAGGACGTCGAGGTGACCTCCGGGGCCAACGGCGGCCTGATCCGGATGAGCTGGAACGTCTCGACGGAGCCCGTGGAGCTCTGACTCCGCGCAGAAACTCCGGGCTCACTCGGACCACATATTGACAGATTGTTGAAGCAGGCGGTTCCCTGCTCTCGGGCGCGATCGGTTTCGGTTCGAGAGAAGGACACCTTCCCCATGCGGATTCGCATCCTGTGGCCGACCGGTCAGGCCACCGCCACCCTGCGCCCGACGCCCACCTCCGAGGCCCTCTGGGCCGTCCTGCCGGTCGGCTCCACCGCGAGCACCTGGGGCGAGGAGGTCTACTTCGACACCCCGGTCTCGGTGGACCGCGAGGACGATGCCCAACAGGTGGTCGAGCCCGGCACGGTGGCGTTCTGGACCGACGGCGACAGCCTCGCGCTGCCGTACGGCCCGACCCCGATCTCACGGGCCGACGAGTGCCGGCTGGCCGGCCCCTGCAACCTGCTCGGCGCGCTGGACGGCGATCCCGGGGTGCTGCGCACCGTCCGGGCCGGTGACCCGATCCGGGTGGAGCGGGCCTGAGCCCTGCGGGGTGCCGTGTAGGTTCGCTGCGTGAAGCCTGACGTGAAGCTCGAAAAGCGGCTGTGGGCCGCCCCGGCGCTCGGCCTGCTGCTCGCCGGCCTCGCGGTCGGGTGCGGCGGTGGCAGCGACACCGCCGCGCTCGACTCCTGGTCCAAGAAGGTCTGCGACTCCGCCCAGAGTCCGATCGCGCAGTCGCAGACCGCGCTCGCCGACACCGCCAAGGTGCTGCCCGGGGAGGCGCCCGCCGAGTTGCAGCAGCGGCTGGCGGCCGACCTGGGGGTGCTGGCGGCCACCGACCAGCAGCTCGCCGAGGCGATCTCGAAGGCCGGTGCGCCGAAGATCGACGGCGGGGCGGCGGTCCAGCAGGGCGCGGTGGACGAGTTGAAGAAGGCCGGCCAGGGCTACCTGGAGGTGCAGCAGAAGCTCACCGCGCTGCCCAACACCGAGCAGGCGAAGTTCGCGGACGGGCTGCGCAGCGTCGGTGACCAGATCCAGCGGCTCGCGCAGCAGTCCACCGCGGCGCTCAACAAGCTGCAGAGCGGCGACCTCGGCACCGCCATCGCCAAGCAGCCGGGCTGCAAGCCCGCTCCGAAGACCTCGCCGAGCGCGAGCACGGACCCGAGCACCCCCGCTGCCACTCCCGCGGCCTCCCCCAGCGGCACCCCGGCCACCACCCCGGCTGGCACCCCGGCCGTGCCGCCCGCGTCCCCGACGCCGGGCGCCAGCGGCTGAACCGTCCCGGCCGCCGCGCGACAATGGGCGGGTGACCAACAGCCCTGTCCTTGACCACGCCCGTCTCGCCGAGTTGCGCGCGGCGCTGCTCGCCGCCTCGTACACCGCCGACGGCTGCCTCGACCTGCTCGGGTCCACCGGCTACGCCGCGCTGGCCCGGAGCGAGGCGGTGCCCGCGCTGCGGGCGACCACCGGCGGCACCCCGCTGGAGACGCTGGTGCGGCTGTTCCTGCTCCAGCAGCCGGTGCCGTACGCCGCCGCGGCGGCCGCGCTGCCGGTCGAGCACTGTCTGACGGACCGTTGGCTGGTCCGCGACGGCGACGAGCTGGTGCGGGCCACCGTGGACGTCCGCCCGTACGCCAACGAGGTGGCCGGGCTGCCCAGCGCGGACGCCTGGGTGGTGTCGGACCTCGGCTGCGCGGTCGGCGGGGCGGGCGGCATCGGGGCCGGGGAGGCCGCGCACGGGGTAGCCAGGAAGGACCTGGTGCTCGGCGTCGGCGGTGCCTCCACCACGCTGGCCAACCTGGCCGTGCGGCGGCCGGTGCGCCGGGTGTTGGACCTCGGTTCGGGCTCCGGCGTGCAGGCGCTGCACGCCGCGCGGCACGGCCGGCACGTCACCGCGACCGACCTCAACCCGCGCGCGCTGCACTTCACCGCGCTGACCCTGGCGCTGTCCGGTTTCGCGGACTTCGAGACCGCCGAGGGCAGTCTCTTCGAGCCGGTCGGGGAGCAGAAGTTCGACCTGATCGTGTCCAACCCGCCGTTCGTCATCTCGCCCGGCAGCCGCTTCGTCTACCGGGACGGCGGGATGGCCGGCGACGACCTCTGCCGCAGCATCGTCCGGGGCGCCGCCGCGCACCTGGAGCCGGGCGGTTACTGCCACCTGCTCGCCAACTGGCAGCACGTCAAGGGCGAGGACTGGCAGGACCGGCTGGCCGGCTGGGTGGCCGGGACCGGGCTGGACGCCTGGGTGGTCCAGCGCGAGGTCCAGGACGTGGCCCAGTACGCCGAGTTGTGGCTGCGCGACGGCGGCGACCACCGCGGCCCGGGGTCGGACTACCAGGCCAGGTACGGCGAGTGGCTGGATGCCTTCGAGGCCGCCGAGGTGGAGGGCATCGGCTTCGGCTGGATCACCCTGCGGGCGGGCGGCTCGGCCGAGCCGACGGTGCGGATCGAGGAGTGGCCGCACACCGTGGAGCAGCCGCTCGGCCCGCACATCGAGAGCTGGTTCGCCCGGCAGGACTTCCTCCGGACGCACGACGACGCGGCGCTGCTGGCGACCCGTTACCAGCTGGCCGACGAGGTGGTGCAGGAGCAGATCGGCGCGCCCGGCGCGGAGGACCCGGAGCACGTGATCCTCCGTCACAACCGGGGCATGCGGCGGGCCACCAAGGTGGACACCGTCGGGGCCGGTTTCGTCGGGGTCTGCGACGGCACCCTGGCGGCCGGCGAGATCGTCGACGCGATCGCCCAACTGCTCGGCGAGGACCGGGTGGTGCTGCGGGACCGGGTGCCCGAGTCGCTGCGGATGCTGACCGAGCAGGGCTTCATCGAGCCGGTCGGGTAGCCGGGAGCCCTGTCCGGTTCATCTGCCGGTTGCCCGGTGTACGCCGGACGGCAGCCGCCGGTTGGCCGTAGCCTGCCACGCTCCCTGTCCACAGGCTGTGGACAGGGAATCGGGCGGGGGAGCGATGGAGACGCCGACGGCGGTGGCCGCAGGGGTGGTACTCACGTGCTTCGGTGGCGCCCTGCTGCTCTGGTGCGCCGTCGAACTGCGCCTTCGCCACCACCTGCGCCGCCACGGCGTGTCCGCGACCGCCCGGGTGGTCGCCGACCGCGATCCGTACGGCGAGTCCTACGGGGACACCTTCGGCGAGCTGGACAGCGCGCCGCTGCTGACCTTCCCGACCGAGGACGGCGGTTCGATGCTGACCCGGCCGCGCGGGCACACCCCGCTGCGCCGGCCGTCCTGGCTGCGGCCAGGGGTGTCCGTACCGGTCGCATACGACGCGAAGCGGCCGGGCCGAGTGGTGCTGGCCGCGCCCGACGTCGCCTCGGCGGTGCCCGGTGACGTGTTCTGGGCGCTGCTCGGCACCAGCTCGCTGGCCGGCGGGCTGAGCCTGCTCGGGAGCGTGCTGGCGGGCTAGGGCAGGGCATTCGGATCCCGCCGGCCCCGATTCGGCCGACCGGCCCAGGACGACCGGAATCCGACCCCGGGACACCCCGGAACCCCCTCCGCGCGGCGAGAACACGCATCATCGGGTTACCGTTCGAGTGGCGTCGGTCGGCCTTGCCGGTGAAAAAGTGCGATCCGTTCGTTTGACAAGGGTGGCCAGGGTACGGTCACACTCCGCTGGTGGGGCCGTCGCACAGTGGCAGCCTCGGACGAGGACCACGAGCAGTAGACGAGGGTCGGGGGCGGGTCGAACGCCGCCGGTCCCAGGCCGCGCCGCCAGCAGATATAACGACCGGGAGAGAAGAGCGAAGGTGTCCCCGAGCAGCGAGACCGCGCACGGCAAGCGACTCGTCATTGTCGAGTCGCCGGCCAAGGCGAAGACGATCAAGGGCTACCTGGGCCCCGGCTACATCGTCGAGGCCAGCGTCGGGCACATCCGCGACCTGCCCGGCACGGCCGCCGAGGTCCCCGACCAGTACACCGGCGAGGTGCGCCGCCTCGGCGTCGACGTCGACCACGACTTCGCCCCGATCTACGTGGTGAACGCGGACAAGAAGTCCCAGGTCTCCAAGCTCAAGGCCCTCCTCAAGGAGTCCGACGAGCTCTTCCTCGCCACCGATGAGGACCGCGAGGGCGAGGCCATCGCGTGGCACCTGCAGGAAGTGCTCAAGCCCAAGGTGCCGGTCAAGCGGATGGTCTTCCACGAGATCACCAAGGCCGCCATCCAGGAGGCCGTGGCCAACCCGCGCGAGCTGAACCAGCGCCTGGTCGACGCCCAGGAGACCCGCCGCATCCTCGACCGCCTGTACGGCTACGAGGTCTCGCCGGTGCTGTGGAAGAAGGTCATGCCGAAGCTCTCGGCGGGCCGGGTGCAGTCCGTCGCG
This genomic interval from Kitasatospora gansuensis contains the following:
- a CDS encoding ATP-binding protein, translating into MATVELRFSALPEHVRTARLVAVAVARRAGVDESVLDEVRLAVGEACSRAVSLHQRGGLDGAVRVALTDQEKRFLIEVEDEAGPAGLPPLGSAAEEMGEDAEDALGLAVITALVEDVEVTSGANGGLIRMSWNVSTEPVEL
- the bldG gene encoding anti-sigma factor antagonist BldG; translated protein: MDLSLSTRTVGDRTVVEVGGEIDVYTAPKLREQLVELVNEGNYHLVVDMEGVDFLDSTGLGVLVGGLKRVRAHEGSLRLVCNQERILQIFRITGLTKVFPIHTSVDDAVAATD
- a CDS encoding DUF7059 domain-containing protein, translating into MTNSPVLDHARLAELRAALLAASYTADGCLDLLGSTGYAALARSEAVPALRATTGGTPLETLVRLFLLQQPVPYAAAAAALPVEHCLTDRWLVRDGDELVRATVDVRPYANEVAGLPSADAWVVSDLGCAVGGAGGIGAGEAAHGVARKDLVLGVGGASTTLANLAVRRPVRRVLDLGSGSGVQALHAARHGRHVTATDLNPRALHFTALTLALSGFADFETAEGSLFEPVGEQKFDLIVSNPPFVISPGSRFVYRDGGMAGDDLCRSIVRGAAAHLEPGGYCHLLANWQHVKGEDWQDRLAGWVAGTGLDAWVVQREVQDVAQYAELWLRDGGDHRGPGSDYQARYGEWLDAFEAAEVEGIGFGWITLRAGGSAEPTVRIEEWPHTVEQPLGPHIESWFARQDFLRTHDDAALLATRYQLADEVVQEQIGAPGAEDPEHVILRHNRGMRRATKVDTVGAGFVGVCDGTLAAGEIVDAIAQLLGEDRVVLRDRVPESLRMLTEQGFIEPVG
- a CDS encoding DEAD/DEAH box helicase — protein: MPPRHHQPEALLAALSASRGRADRLTHTEHLAARQARYAPWPDGIRPEIVASAQALGIEEPWTHQAEAMKLAKSGQTVVLATGTASGKSLGYLAPVLSDLLDGTEARNGRGATALYLAPTKALAADQRRRATELAPKRVRAALYDGDTPFQEREWVRQYASYVLTNPDMLHRGILPAHPRWASFLKTLEYVVIDECHSYRGVFGSHVAQVLRRLRRVCERYGSSPTFLLASATTADPAATAERLTGLPAVAVTDDASPRGPLVFALWEPPLTENVGEQGAPVRRTATAEAGYLLTELVERGTRTVVFVRSRRSAELVALQAQDQLGTPLAARVAAYRGGYLAEERRALERDLHSGRLLGLASTSALELGVDVSGLDAVLMAGYPGTRASLWQQAGRAGREAQGALAVLIARDDPLDTYLVHHPEALFATPVEATVLDPDNPHILAPHLCAAAAELPLTEADLPLFGPSAGQLLTVLEQRGLLRQRTKGSWYWTRRERAVDSVDLRGSGGSPVQIVESSTGRLLGTVDAAAAHTTVHTGAVHLHQGRSYLVQDLDLESSVALVEPAEPPYTTAARDITSISVLATDTTVEWGEARLSFGSVEVVNQVVGYLRKRISTGEILGESKLDLPPRTLRTRAVWWSVTEDQLLDANIPFDQLPGAAHAAEHASIGLLPLFATCDRWDIGGVSVPLHPDTGLPTVFVYDGHSGGAGFAERGFRGAEQWLTATRDAIAACECERGCPSCVQSPKCGNGNDPLDKAAAVRLLNILLAGAPGRSEEDS
- a CDS encoding cyclophilin-like fold protein; this encodes MRIRILWPTGQATATLRPTPTSEALWAVLPVGSTASTWGEEVYFDTPVSVDREDDAQQVVEPGTVAFWTDGDSLALPYGPTPISRADECRLAGPCNLLGALDGDPGVLRTVRAGDPIRVERA
- a CDS encoding small secreted protein, encoding MKLEKRLWAAPALGLLLAGLAVGCGGGSDTAALDSWSKKVCDSAQSPIAQSQTALADTAKVLPGEAPAELQQRLAADLGVLAATDQQLAEAISKAGAPKIDGGAAVQQGAVDELKKAGQGYLEVQQKLTALPNTEQAKFADGLRSVGDQIQRLAQQSTAALNKLQSGDLGTAIAKQPGCKPAPKTSPSASTDPSTPAATPAASPSGTPATTPAGTPAVPPASPTPGASG